A genome region from Synergistetes bacterium HGW-Synergistetes-1 includes the following:
- a CDS encoding electron transfer flavoprotein subunit alpha, whose protein sequence is MLRNATESKGIYVCGEVRKGKIHSVTMELIGKARELADKKNTEVTCILFCGDIIDPPEILFSYGADRVFLIKHEKLTYFNQEIAAKLLSFIIIKYMPEIVLAPATSEGRTYLPAVAAMVHTGLTADCTGLDIDPENGLLLQTRPAIGGNIMATIKTPEHVPQMSTVRPKTFRIPAPSKFYGEVIIPDIPENVFESRIKVLDMEYNSADEANIQDKEIIISGGKGLKRPENFSLIRELAELLGGGVGASRPTVEAKWISYPHQVGLSGKVVSPKFYLAAGISGAVQHLAGMQTANKIVAVNKDPDAPIFRVADVALCGEINDILPRLIARIRKEMKI, encoded by the coding sequence ATGCTTAGAAATGCAACGGAATCAAAAGGAATATATGTCTGCGGAGAAGTCCGTAAGGGAAAGATCCATTCAGTGACAATGGAGCTAATAGGCAAGGCCAGAGAACTGGCAGATAAAAAAAATACCGAGGTTACGTGTATTCTTTTTTGCGGCGATATTATCGATCCGCCTGAAATATTGTTCTCATACGGTGCTGACCGGGTTTTTTTGATAAAGCATGAAAAACTTACATACTTTAATCAGGAAATTGCAGCAAAATTACTCAGTTTTATAATAATAAAATACATGCCTGAAATAGTTCTGGCTCCTGCAACATCAGAAGGCCGTACGTACCTTCCTGCAGTGGCTGCTATGGTTCATACTGGGCTCACCGCTGACTGTACAGGGCTCGATATAGACCCTGAAAATGGATTGCTGCTACAGACCCGGCCGGCCATAGGAGGGAATATCATGGCAACAATAAAGACACCGGAACATGTTCCTCAGATGTCTACTGTACGCCCCAAAACATTTCGTATACCAGCCCCTTCGAAATTTTACGGCGAGGTTATAATTCCTGATATTCCTGAAAATGTTTTTGAAAGTCGGATAAAAGTTCTGGATATGGAATATAACAGTGCGGATGAAGCGAATATACAGGATAAGGAGATAATTATTTCGGGTGGAAAAGGACTAAAAAGACCGGAAAACTTTTCTTTAATACGTGAACTTGCAGAACTGCTGGGAGGCGGAGTCGGTGCGTCACGTCCTACAGTAGAGGCAAAATGGATATCATATCCCCATCAAGTAGGCCTTTCCGGGAAAGTTGTCTCTCCCAAGTTTTATCTTGCCGCAGGTATTTCCGGAGCGGTTCAGCACCTGGCGGGAATGCAAACCGCAAATAAAATTGTTGCTGTAAATAAAGATCCGGATGCTCCCATTTTTCGGGTAGCAGATGTTGCTCTATGCGGGGAAATAAATGATATTCTTCCTAGACTCATTGCGCGTATTCGTAAGGAGATGAAAATATGA
- a CDS encoding electron transfer flavoprotein subunit beta gives MKIAILVKQVPDSDEIKMDPEKGTMIREGAGNIVNPLDLNALEAGLILRKEYGGEVSVLSMGPPQADIALREALALGADRAYLVSDRYFAGADSWATSLVLAKAIEKLGPFDLILAGEKATDGETGQVGPEVAAMLDLPFATYVSSIVVCDSGIKVRRTIEEGYQTQHLVFPCLVTVLNDINEPGMPTLSLKKKARRAEIQIFSSQELGIAKEEVGLAGSPTRVVKIYHPKISRQTEFYGGREIDKGLDQVVEILRDLAVL, from the coding sequence ATGAAGATTGCGATTCTTGTGAAACAGGTTCCTGATTCAGATGAAATAAAAATGGATCCAGAAAAAGGAACAATGATAAGAGAAGGAGCAGGTAATATAGTCAATCCTCTTGATCTCAATGCACTTGAGGCGGGGCTTATTTTACGAAAAGAATACGGAGGGGAAGTATCTGTCCTTTCTATGGGGCCGCCGCAGGCAGATATTGCATTAAGAGAGGCACTTGCACTAGGGGCAGATCGTGCCTATCTCGTGTCAGACAGGTATTTTGCCGGAGCAGACAGCTGGGCGACATCGCTGGTTCTTGCAAAAGCAATTGAAAAACTTGGTCCTTTCGATCTTATTCTTGCGGGGGAGAAGGCAACAGATGGAGAAACAGGGCAAGTTGGACCTGAAGTTGCTGCAATGCTGGATCTTCCGTTTGCAACGTATGTAAGTTCTATTGTAGTTTGCGATAGTGGCATTAAAGTCAGACGTACCATAGAAGAAGGCTATCAAACTCAGCATCTCGTATTTCCGTGCCTAGTTACAGTGCTGAACGATATAAATGAACCGGGAATGCCAACTTTGAGCCTCAAAAAAAAAGCGCGCCGCGCTGAAATACAAATATTTAGCTCTCAAGAACTGGGTATTGCTAAAGAAGAAGTTGGACTGGCAGGATCTCCAACCAGAGTTGTGAAAATTTACCATCCTAAAATTTCAAGACAGACAGAATTTTACGGCGGAAGAGAAATTGATAAAGGCCTTGACCAAGTAGTAGAAATTCTCCGTGATCTGGCTGTATTGTAG
- a CDS encoding C4-dicarboxylate ABC transporter substrate-binding protein has protein sequence MKKIFICALAVITAAAAFIGSADAAPIKMKLAYVVPETQSTHIAAEKFFKPYVEKHSNGQIIVELYPNGQLGGDRQVIEAVGLGTIHMTIPAVAVLSGFEPRFQVFDLPFLFNNKKEVYKALDGPLGDKLNALLPPLGIKNLAYAENGFRMITNNKGPITKPSDLAGLKIRTMENPIHMATFRALGANPTPMSFGELYTALQQKTVDAQENPIPLIYTSKFYEVQKYCSLSGHVYAATALLVNDSWFNKLPKDLQKVIQEAALIYRTEQRKISDKQDKDMIESLKKSGMKVNDITPEQKKAFISATAGVYNEFAKSVKGGQELIDLAKKK, from the coding sequence ATGAAGAAGATATTCATTTGCGCTCTTGCTGTTATAACAGCAGCAGCTGCGTTTATCGGAAGCGCTGACGCAGCACCCATTAAGATGAAACTCGCTTATGTCGTTCCAGAGACGCAGTCAACACACATAGCTGCAGAAAAGTTCTTTAAGCCGTACGTTGAAAAACATTCTAATGGACAGATCATTGTAGAACTCTACCCTAATGGGCAGCTTGGCGGCGACAGGCAGGTTATAGAAGCAGTCGGACTTGGAACGATCCACATGACAATACCTGCTGTAGCTGTACTTTCAGGTTTTGAACCACGTTTCCAAGTCTTCGATCTTCCATTTCTCTTTAATAACAAAAAGGAAGTGTATAAAGCTCTGGACGGACCACTCGGCGACAAGCTCAACGCCCTTCTTCCACCGCTTGGGATCAAAAACCTTGCCTACGCAGAGAATGGATTCCGCATGATAACAAATAATAAGGGGCCGATCACGAAACCCTCTGATTTGGCCGGACTTAAAATTCGTACTATGGAAAATCCAATTCACATGGCAACATTCCGTGCTCTCGGAGCAAATCCTACCCCTATGAGTTTCGGCGAACTTTACACAGCTCTGCAGCAGAAAACCGTAGATGCCCAAGAGAACCCTATCCCTCTTATTTACACTTCAAAGTTTTATGAAGTTCAAAAGTACTGCTCTCTTTCCGGACATGTATATGCAGCTACAGCTCTTCTCGTAAACGACAGCTGGTTTAACAAGCTTCCCAAAGACCTGCAGAAGGTCATACAGGAGGCAGCTTTGATTTACCGTACAGAGCAGCGTAAGATATCAGACAAACAGGACAAGGATATGATAGAAAGTTTGAAGAAGAGCGGAATGAAGGTTAATGACATAACACCGGAACAGAAAAAGGCTTTCATCTCTGCAACGGCTGGTGTCTACAATGAATTCGCGAAATCCGTCAAAGGCGGACAGGAACTCATCGATCTGGCAAA